Below is a window of Sulfurisphaera ohwakuensis DNA.
ACTGGATAATAGTTAACAGAATAGTAACCAGCCATTTCCAAGAATATTTCAGCAACAGCAGCCATCATACTAAACATAGAGAAAAGCGTAAAGCTTCTCATTGCTTTTCCTAAAGCCTCCCAGCCAATACCACCAAAAATGCCCGCTATAATAAATGACAATATCTGGAGAGTCCTATACTCTGTTGAAATCACGCTTAGGTCAAAAAAGTTAGGAAGATACCACAGAGTAAGTAACGCACCACCTATTCCCCAACTATATAGTACTCCTTTTGTTTTGTAGTTTAAAGACAATATGCTTTTACTTATTTCATCGCCTTTAGCATACATTAATTTTGCTAAATATATTCCTATTAATCCAGCTCCCCATACTAATAACATGTCAAAAGAAAATCTAGCTATTTCTAGTTGATTAGCTATTATTAAGGATAGTGGATTTATTGAGACAATAATTAAAATTAAGCCAAAAATAAGATACCTTTTTTCTTCTGGGGTCAATTCCATAACCCCATTAATAGTCCTCCAACTACTGTAACCACGCCAGAGGCTACAACAGCTGCTACTAATGCATCATCTGCATAGAGGCTATATGGTAATGAAAAAACCATTATTATTGTTAGAACCCATCCTGCTATTCCTAATCCAGCTAATACAGCTCCTAAGACTCTCCTTGATAAATTAACACCAGCCATAATTAAAAATATAAAAAAGATGTTTATAAAGTTTACCTAATATGAAGAAACAAAGAAAAAATCAAACTTTAATTTTTTCCTTGATTAAACCACCTATTAAAGTTGCAATTAACGGAATTAACATATACGTTGTAGTGGTTACTGTATCAAAAATTAACGCACCTCCAAATAAGGCTAAAGCTGTTAATGATACTTGCTGATTTTTCTTATATAAACCTATAGCCGAAAATAAGGCTAAAACAGCTATAAGGAAGAATAATGGTGGCATCCAATTTCTTACTCCTAGCATGCCTAGTACGTATGGAAAAGTAAAACCTATAGCCATAGCAACTCCCGGAATTAAATTAAACCATGCTATAATGAATACTGGAAGACCGACTACAATTCCAGGAATAATATATTTCCAACTAATCCTATTCCACATAGTATATCCTATGAATACAACGCCAGAAATTAATACTAAATAAGCTAATGATTCACCAGAAATAATATTAATAATATTAAAAGTTGAGGACTTACTCAATTCTGTTAGCCAGCTCCCTATTAACACTAAATAGGCATCAATATCTGGAACTAGTAAGAGAAACATGATTATTTTATCATAAACCCTATTTGCCTGCATAATAACTAATATTGAAGCTACCAATATCATAACAGTATAAGCTAATGAAGAAATTATCGGTAAGTTAAAGCCAGTATAATTCACACCTAAAGCAATATGAATTAAATCAAAAAGTATTGTCAAATAAAGTATTGACCATAAAAAACCTTTAGTAAGTTTATTAAGATTACTAAAATAAGCTGAAAGGAAAAGAATTACAAATTGTAATATAAATATCATTCCGAACGAAAACGCACCTATATAGAACATAATGAGAAAAGGCAACGATGTTGATAAGTTAATGCCAGCGTAACCTAATGGTAAAACTCCCATTAAAAATTCTCTATTAAATAAAAGTTCAAAGAATGAAAAAATAATATAACTTAAAAGAAAATATTTTAAATTCTTTTTTATTACATTACTCATATTGAAAGCCTCCTTATTGAGTCTATAACTGCATAAATTCCATTAAAGATTGGTAAACTAACTAGCAGAATAAGTAGTAGCATAGATTTAATAAACTTTGGTAAACTCATGGAAATTCTATTTAGTTCACTCATCATGGAATTTCTATTTATTATAGCCACAGCTACAATAGGAGATAGGATTGAGTTAGTTATAATAAACAATGGTAAAACTGATTGTTGAGGATCAGATGGCTGTATATAAATCCTCCACCAGAACGATATTGACTTAAAGTCAACAGACTCACCAGCACCACCTTGGAATACTGCGAAAGCTACCCAATAAGTATGCCCAGGCTGTAACTGCACTTGATAATGAGATTCTCCTTGACCGTTAGATACACCTACAGTACTAAATGTCCTCGCAAATTCTACAATCATCCATGGACCAGTTGGCGTATTATAGAACTGAAATCCAGTAGCAACAACAGATGGGTCCCAGAGTAATGACTTATTTGCTAATCCATTCCAAACTTCCCATGGGTTTATATGAGGATTATCAATTGGTGGGAATGATGATTGATAATTTCCACCAATATAATATATTGATGATCCATTTACGTATATATCAGCTATTAGGCCTTGATTAGGTAAGTAACCAAGATTTAATGGGTCTTTATATGATGGCCAATGTATATATGGTGGTGGAGAGGTTCTACTAAAGAATGTAGGACCAGGATAACCAGAATCTTGGGTGTTATTGCCTCTTGGATTATCATTAAAGAACCATATTTCTGCTTGACCTGCTGATAATGCACCTGAAGTGCCAGGCATCATGTGAGGTGTATAAGCTATTTGTGTCCAATCACTTGGAACACCACCTAATAACCACATAATAGCAAATCTCTCTGGGTACATATAGGTACTGTTATAGAATAGTGAAACATAACCTGCAGTATCCTCTGGATAAAATAAATTATAAGCATCTTGGAACCATGTAGTACCATTTAGTCCCAGCTTTAAGAATTGTTCAAATGACGTAACATTTATACTACCATTAACAATCAAGTCTATAGAAGTTATGTTAATCGGCTGTCCATTGTTTAAAGGTACCCCTTGAGGATTAACCGCACCTACTATTTGCCCGTACAACTTTCCGCTAACATTGTATACGTATATTGTTATTGGGTTAGTAAGTGCCTGATTAGGTGGATATCCTATTTGTTCTGAAGTAGGTAGTGTATAAACTGATGCTACACCTTGATCTGAGGCTTTATATGATACATTAACAACCCACCATCCTTTAGGTTCTGGAATTGGGAAAGGTGCCCATATTTGACCCTGAGGAGTCCTTTCTGGACATGCTAACCATGATTCTTGTCCTACAACTGGTGCCTTCATATCAATTATTATATATGGTACACCATCAACATATGTCCAGGCTGCTCTCACATAAACAGTTTGAGTATGGCCAGAAATTCCATCGGGAACTGGCACAGTAGGAACTAAGGGAACTGCGGTCCATGGAATTGACTGCCAGAATGGCTCTTGACCAGGAGTTCCTAAATTAATTGTGGCATTAGGTACATAATACGCCGTAATAGTATCACTAGCTACTTCCGCAGAATTCAACATATAATCTACACCATATGCTACTCCAACTATAACTAAAAAAACTATTAGACCTAGAACGATTAGTGACACGTATCCATTAGCCATTTATCCTTTCACCCCTTTTCTATTTAACTCAAAATGCGAAATTATGGAACCAATTCCGAATAGAAATATCGCTAAACCCACAAAATTCCAAAAATAATTTAGAGTCGTTGCCGGAGAACCAAGTGTCATTCCGTTGACGGTAAAAACTTCGTGTTGATAAGTAACTGTTGTTGTTCCTACTCCCATTAATATAACACCTATTATAGCCAATATTATCCCTATATAGAGGAAGTTTTTAGTAGGAGCTTTTCCTGCCATTAATAACCACCTACCCCAACACCACTTACACTATATGGAGCCCAAACTCCTTGTGGTGCTACTCCTCCAGTTAACTCTAAAGCATAAGTATAGTTTGCTGTAGCTACTATTGTTCCTACTAACCAGGAATGACCTAATCCTACCGCCGCAGTACCACAATATTCGGCACAAGCTACATGATATAAACCGGGCTGTGGAAATACTAACACGATATATGAATAGTAGCCTGGAACTGCTTCAGCACCAAAATTGAATAAAGTGAAATTACTTGTAGCACTCTGCACGAAGAACTCGTGGAATACATCAATGCTATGTATAACAAAAACTACTGGTTCATCTACTGGAACAACTGTTAGATTAGTGTATATCTTATCGTGAGGATAGAAATCCCAGTGCCATTGTTGACCAGTAACATATATTATGACATAAGGTCCTTTATATGATCCCAGAGCGTTTGCAAAAGAAGCATGAACTACTCCTACACCAGCATTGTTATTTGGATTATATCCTATATAGTCATATGAGTCGTATTGTACTTCTAACGAAATTACAGCTACAGTTACCAGAACTAAGAATAGGGCTATAACGGTAGCTCGTTTCATATATATCCCTTCTAAATAAAAATAAGCATAATGGTTTTTAAAGTTTTCTTTTACAACATTGCTTAATACAATACACAATTAGAATTAGAAATCAGTTTAAATGTTAATATACACAAAAAGTATTTTTTATAAAAATTTTAATAAAAAAAGAATTTACTTATTAATTTTTAAGTCTGTGTCTGCTTTACTTTCTGTTACCTTTGTAAATCCTTCTCCCTTAGCTTGAGTACCGCTAGCTTGTACGCCACTACTTGAAGAAGAAGCCCTTTCTGTTGCTCTAACAAATTCTTCAACTCTAATCATACCATCAGCTGGTAAAGCAACTGGTAACTCTTCTTCTTTGTATCCTTCTCTTCTTAATCCATATCTTTCCATGGCTATTGATAACACAGCCCACATTGGTATATCAGTTTCTTTAATTTTCTCTCCGTATAATAGTGTTAACACTAAGTTAAACGTGAATACTATTAAGGAGAAGCCTGCAACCCATCCTCCAATCATTAATAACTGGTAATAAGGTTCATAAAATGCGGCCCAGGCTACTTCTCTTCTTATTAATCCATAGAAACCGCCAATAGCAGAAGCTGTAACGAATAATCCCATACCTGCTTGCCATCCCCAGAAATGTAACCATGATAATTTTTCACTATACCATTTTCTACCAAACATATATGGCCCGGCTGCATAAACGGCACCAAAAACTCCTCCTACAGAGTACAATGCTAACATAATATGGAAGTGCGAGAAAATCCAAGCAGTATTGTGGATTGTAGGATCGACAGCTTGAACTGGGTTAGTGGGCTCTGCTTGTATACCACCAATTATGTTCCATACTGCAGCAGCATATAAGAAGGCTAACCCAGTATCCCATTTTAGTTTTCTCGGATCACCTAATGTTATAAAGAATAATAACCAAAAGGCAGCGAATGGTATTGCAATTAATGCTGTTGTAGTTTGAGCGAAAATATCTCTTAATACCAATGGCCATGGATCGTCTCCTAAATGATGTACATAAACGCTAGATCCTAAAACAAATAGAACTGGAATTAGCCATCTCGTAAATCTATAGCTGTATATGGGTCTTCTGGCATATAATGGTAATAACGCTATTGTCGCACCGCTTAAAGTATATGGAACGAAGTAAACTAATGGATGGTCTGCAAACCAGAATAATCCCTTCCATACTTCTGCATTAGGAACACCGAAGAAGTTTATACCTAACCCTCCTATAGGAGAAAATAACGACCACATATCAGCAATAAACACAGATACATTAGCTAAGGCCATCATTATCATATCCATTACTATAAAACCTATAGCTGTAGGTACTAGTTTACCTTTAATTCTACCGACAAACGATGTTCCTATAACAGAAGCAATCTCCATCCATTCTGCCACTATCATTAAACCATAACCAATATACCATGTGGGAGAAGCTTTTAATGGATTTAAGAATGTGAACATATATTGATTTTGCACTCCTCCGAAATTCATCATTAATAAGGCAAAATTATTTAACCAGAAACCAGCATTAGCAATTTTAGGCCATTTTATGAGTCTAGTCCCATTTAATGTTGGTATCATGTAGAAAGCTAATGCGAATACAAATGTGAAAGCCATTCCAAATATCATGTCCATTACGTGGTTGGTCATAGCTTGGAAATAATAGGATGGTGAGACTACCATTGGAATTCCAGTTGATGCTAACCCGGCTTGTGACCTTAAGAATAATGCGAAAGCTCCGCCTATGAAGAACCAGACTGTTGCGGCTATTGCTAGTTTTAGTGATAAGAATTTATAATCTTCTGTATACCACACTTTCAGAAATACGTTCCTTTTTGCCTCTCTTTCTTGTACTCTTCTGTATTCCATTGCCCATTCAGCAAGCCTTTCCATATCTTGCCTTTTTAGTTCCTCCACTGACGCCATAACTCCTCCTACTAGATATTCTATTAATACATGCTATTTATAAGTATCTTTTTCTAAGATTTTTATTTTCACAAAATTTAATAAAAGTAGGGCAACCCTTAATTTTTTATTATTTTTGATTTATGGAATTTTTTATACATAAAAGATTTTTTAAAAAGTAAATACCTATAAATTGTCTGAATTCGGAATTCACTTACTCCTATCTTTTTAAGAAATAATTTCTCTCAAATAATTGAAAATAAAGAAAAGCTTATAAATCAGGGTTTAGTAGTTACAATGAAATTGAAATGAATGAGAATAAAATATCTAAATTGGAGGAAATTATAGCTAATTATTCTGATAAATTAATGAATTTATTTCCATCTTTCGCTAGACAATCATTCTATGGCAAAAAGGAAATCCTTTTGGTTGTACTTAAAGCTCTAATTGATAATCAATCAATAGAGAAAGCTGTAAGAGAACTTAGAAATCAAAAAATTGATGTGCCATCAGCTAGTACAGTAAGAAGGAGATTAAAACAAATAGATGTCGAAAAGTTAAGAGAATTTGTAAGCACCTTACCAGAATTAAAACACTGTGACAGTAACGTACACTAAGATTTTTACACGTTTTTATTCTTATGCAATATGACGCTTCTACACTTTTTATAAATTTTATAATTATTAAATATTGCTAAGAAATATAGTAAAGTTTATATGTGCAATTGATAAAATATAATTCGATCTGATATGAATGTAAAAATGTGGGGGCTAATATTAGCTGGTGGTGTAATAACAGCGATATCGATAGGATTAGAGGTTATGTATTCCTTCAGCCTACTTAAGCCAAATCCAGCAGCGTTTTATTACGTACCAGGCGGAATAGATTACGCTGGAGAATTTCTTGCTTTAATAGGCTTAGTTTTAATCTTAGCAGGAAGTTTATTTACGCGTGAACGTGGTAAGTAAAAATTGGTGGTTAAATGATAATCAATAAAAAGGTAATAATTTTTCTTGTCATTATTAGCATAGTCGCAGTGCTTTTCTCATTCTTTATTTTTGATCGAAGTTTTGCTTTTAGTATTATCTCTTCTCAATCAAATAATTATAATTATACTTACGGCACTTTCACAGTTTATATATACAATCCAGCTAATGGGACAGTTAAAAAGGAGAATATTAC
It encodes the following:
- a CDS encoding SepZ protein, coding for MAGVNLSRRVLGAVLAGLGIAGWVLTIIMVFSLPYSLYADDALVAAVVASGVVTVVGGLLMGLWN
- a CDS encoding DUF1404 family protein; amino-acid sequence: MELTPEEKRYLIFGLILIIVSINPLSLIIANQLEIARFSFDMLLVWGAGLIGIYLAKLMYAKGDEISKSILSLNYKTKGVLYSWGIGGALLTLWYLPNFFDLSVISTEYRTLQILSFIIAGIFGGIGWEALGKAMRSFTLFSMFSMMAAVAEIFLEMAGYYSVNYYPVYPTYQLVQTSYMLFVMAAVPSTYYMVKVLKDLGLF
- a CDS encoding ethylbenzene dehydrogenase, which codes for MANGYVSLIVLGLIVFLVIVGVAYGVDYMLNSAEVASDTITAYYVPNATINLGTPGQEPFWQSIPWTAVPLVPTVPVPDGISGHTQTVYVRAAWTYVDGVPYIIIDMKAPVVGQESWLACPERTPQGQIWAPFPIPEPKGWWVVNVSYKASDQGVASVYTLPTSEQIGYPPNQALTNPITIYVYNVSGKLYGQIVGAVNPQGVPLNNGQPINITSIDLIVNGSINVTSFEQFLKLGLNGTTWFQDAYNLFYPEDTAGYVSLFYNSTYMYPERFAIMWLLGGVPSDWTQIAYTPHMMPGTSGALSAGQAEIWFFNDNPRGNNTQDSGYPGPTFFSRTSPPPYIHWPSYKDPLNLGYLPNQGLIADIYVNGSSIYYIGGNYQSSFPPIDNPHINPWEVWNGLANKSLLWDPSVVATGFQFYNTPTGPWMIVEFARTFSTVGVSNGQGESHYQVQLQPGHTYWVAFAVFQGGAGESVDFKSISFWWRIYIQPSDPQQSVLPLFIITNSILSPIVAVAIINRNSMMSELNRISMSLPKFIKSMLLLILLVSLPIFNGIYAVIDSIRRLSI
- a CDS encoding quinol oxidase, which gives rise to MKRATVIALFLVLVTVAVISLEVQYDSYDYIGYNPNNNAGVGVVHASFANALGSYKGPYVIIYVTGQQWHWDFYPHDKIYTNLTVVPVDEPVVFVIHSIDVFHEFFVQSATSNFTLFNFGAEAVPGYYSYIVLVFPQPGLYHVACAEYCGTAAVGLGHSWLVGTIVATANYTYALELTGGVAPQGVWAPYSVSGVGVGGY
- a CDS encoding cbb3-type cytochrome c oxidase subunit I, producing MASVEELKRQDMERLAEWAMEYRRVQEREAKRNVFLKVWYTEDYKFLSLKLAIAATVWFFIGGAFALFLRSQAGLASTGIPMVVSPSYYFQAMTNHVMDMIFGMAFTFVFALAFYMIPTLNGTRLIKWPKIANAGFWLNNFALLMMNFGGVQNQYMFTFLNPLKASPTWYIGYGLMIVAEWMEIASVIGTSFVGRIKGKLVPTAIGFIVMDMIMMALANVSVFIADMWSLFSPIGGLGINFFGVPNAEVWKGLFWFADHPLVYFVPYTLSGATIALLPLYARRPIYSYRFTRWLIPVLFVLGSSVYVHHLGDDPWPLVLRDIFAQTTTALIAIPFAAFWLLFFITLGDPRKLKWDTGLAFLYAAAVWNIIGGIQAEPTNPVQAVDPTIHNTAWIFSHFHIMLALYSVGGVFGAVYAAGPYMFGRKWYSEKLSWLHFWGWQAGMGLFVTASAIGGFYGLIRREVAWAAFYEPYYQLLMIGGWVAGFSLIVFTFNLVLTLLYGEKIKETDIPMWAVLSIAMERYGLRREGYKEEELPVALPADGMIRVEEFVRATERASSSSSGVQASGTQAKGEGFTKVTESKADTDLKINK